The nucleotide sequence TCCTTATTACCATTTCTTTCATTGATTTAAAAGAAAAGGTTATCTTTGATAGCCTTACAATCCCCTGGATTGGGATCGGACTTATATCCACACTATTCCTTAAAGACATCCCTTTTTTAAACGTTTTTTTGACAGCGGTTATTTCAGGGTTCTTATTCTGGATTTTGCGAATTACCTTTTCCAAAATACTCAAAAGGGAAGCCATGGGAGAAGGAGACATACTTCTCATTATGTTAATAAGCTCCTTTACAGGGTTCAAAGGTGCATATTTTTCCATGCTTCTTGGTTCTATTTTTGCACTCCTCGCACACATTATTTTCCCTAACAAGATAAAAGACGAAATACCCTTTGGCCCTTTTCTTTCTCTCGGCGCATTTATTGGCATCTTTACACTATAAGAGGAGGAACTATGGAAGGTAGGGTTCTTGCATGTTGTATTGCCGATAAAAAAGGAATACCTAAAAAGGAAGTTCATGAATTAACACTAATAGAGAATTTTGGCGTAGAGGGTGACGCCCATGCAGGTGGTGAAAGGCAGGTAAGCCTTCTCGCCAAGGAGAGTGTTGAAAAATCAGGTTTGGAGGTGCCCCCAGGAGCTTTTGGCGAAAATATTCTCATCGAGGGCATAAATTTAACCAAGATCCAAATCGGAGATAAAATCGCGATTGATGAGGTAATTTTAGAAGTAACCCATAAAGGGAAAAAA is from bacterium and encodes:
- a CDS encoding prepilin peptidase, which translates into the protein MILLGIFFFLIGLAVGSFLNVIIYRLPKGISIIKPPSHCPSCGTRIKFYDNIPLISFIILRGKCRYCGSKISPIYPVVEGLTGFAFLLVYLKFNFNIFIAIKFMIFTALLITISFIDLKEKVIFDSLTIPWIGIGLISTLFLKDIPFLNVFLTAVISGFLFWILRITFSKILKREAMGEGDILLIMLISSFTGFKGAYFSMLLGSIFALLAHIIFPNKIKDEIPFGPFLSLGAFIGIFTL
- a CDS encoding MOSC domain-containing protein; translation: MEGRVLACCIADKKGIPKKEVHELTLIENFGVEGDAHAGGERQVSLLAKESVEKSGLEVPPGAFGENILIEGINLTKIQIGDKIAIDEVILEVTHKGKKCHTKCAIFYKTGKCIMPVEGIFAKVLKGGKIKKGAKVKIEK